From a region of the Hymenobacter jejuensis genome:
- a CDS encoding rhodanese-like domain-containing protein produces the protein MLPELTPEDLHARLQNGESIQLIDVREPEEYEYCQLSDSQLISLSDLPQHIEEIATDRPVVLICHHGVRSAQALAYLQHRHGFTNLLNLRGGIHAWSVRVDSSVPIY, from the coding sequence ATGCTCCCCGAACTTACGCCCGAAGACCTGCACGCTCGCCTTCAAAACGGCGAATCCATTCAGCTCATCGACGTGCGCGAGCCAGAAGAATACGAGTATTGCCAACTATCAGACAGTCAATTGATTAGCTTAAGCGATTTGCCACAGCATATCGAGGAGATCGCCACCGACCGGCCCGTCGTGCTAATCTGCCACCACGGTGTGCGGTCGGCGCAGGCGCTGGCTTATCTTCAGCATCGTCATGGCTTTACGAACCTGCTCAACCTGCGCGGCGGCATTCACGCGTGGTCCGTACGCGTCGATTCTTCGGTGCCTATCTATTAA
- a CDS encoding aldose 1-epimerase family protein, translating into MTYTLENDLCRVSVNSHGAELSSFIRKSVDERAELEYMWQADPAIWGRHAPVLFPIVGRLPQDTYLYNGQSYKLSQHGFARDREFALVRQTPTQLRFELRADEQTRAVYPFDFRLAITYQLHDRTLTVGWDVQNPAADQDLLFSIGAHPAFRCPILEEEEKFEDYFFHFDHPVTVERHVLEGGLLNGQTETVLREQTELPLTYQLFEQDALVLKHYDFTHITLRSFRSDRSVRMRFDGFPYLGLWTKGEGASFVCIEPWHGVASAVGEVQELADKEGIMTLAPGQSFSANYDITVV; encoded by the coding sequence ATGACCTACACCCTCGAAAACGACCTCTGCCGCGTAAGCGTAAATTCGCACGGTGCGGAGCTAAGCAGCTTTATCCGCAAAAGCGTCGACGAACGCGCTGAGCTGGAGTACATGTGGCAGGCCGACCCAGCCATTTGGGGCCGCCACGCGCCGGTGCTGTTCCCGATTGTCGGGCGCTTGCCACAGGACACGTATTTGTATAACGGCCAGAGCTACAAGCTGTCGCAGCACGGTTTTGCCCGCGACCGCGAGTTTGCCTTGGTGCGCCAGACGCCCACGCAACTGCGCTTCGAGCTGCGCGCCGACGAACAAACTCGCGCTGTGTATCCGTTCGATTTCCGCTTGGCCATCACCTACCAGCTCCACGACCGCACGCTTACCGTAGGTTGGGACGTGCAAAACCCGGCTGCCGATCAGGATTTGCTGTTCAGCATTGGCGCGCACCCGGCGTTTCGGTGCCCGATATTGGAGGAAGAAGAGAAGTTCGAGGATTACTTTTTCCACTTCGATCACCCTGTCACTGTCGAGCGACATGTGCTAGAAGGCGGCCTGCTCAACGGCCAAACCGAAACCGTGCTTCGTGAGCAAACGGAGCTGCCGTTGACTTACCAGCTTTTTGAGCAAGACGCGTTGGTGCTCAAACACTACGATTTTACGCACATCACTTTGCGCAGCTTCCGCTCCGATCGCAGCGTTCGGATGCGGTTTGATGGTTTTCCCTACCTCGGCCTCTGGACCAAAGGCGAAGGCGCTTCATTTGTGTGCATTGAGCCGTGGCACGGCGTGGCCAGCGCAGTAGGCGAAGTGCAAGAACTGGCTGATAAAGAGGGTATTATGACCCTGGCGCCCGGCCAGAGTTTTTCCGCCAACTACGACATCACCGTAGTATAA
- a CDS encoding AAA family ATPase, whose amino-acid sequence MLRVALTGPESTGKTTLSRHLAEHYHTTWAPEYARKYLEERGPHYTLDDLEAIAHGQLATEEVAAAGASRILFCDTDLLVIKVWAEHAFGHCPEWIKDEIQQRHYDLVLLLNVDLPWEADPLREHPHLRHHFFAVYQQELRQLHAHFAEVSGTPEQRLEQACRLVDELLKV is encoded by the coding sequence ATGCTGCGCGTCGCTCTTACTGGCCCCGAATCGACGGGCAAAACAACTCTTAGCCGCCATTTGGCCGAGCACTACCACACCACCTGGGCTCCCGAATACGCCCGCAAATACCTGGAAGAGCGCGGACCGCACTACACCCTTGATGACCTGGAGGCCATCGCCCACGGCCAGCTCGCCACCGAAGAAGTAGCAGCGGCCGGGGCTTCGCGTATCCTCTTCTGCGACACCGATTTGTTGGTGATCAAGGTGTGGGCAGAACATGCCTTTGGGCATTGCCCCGAGTGGATCAAGGACGAAATTCAGCAGCGCCACTACGACTTGGTGTTGCTGCTGAACGTGGATCTGCCCTGGGAAGCCGACCCCTTGCGCGAGCATCCGCACCTGCGTCACCATTTCTTTGCCGTCTATCAGCAGGAGCTGCGCCAGCTACACGCTCATTTTGCGGAGGTCAGCGGCACGCCGGAACAGCGCCTAGAGCAGGCTTGCCGCTTGGTCGATGAGTTGCTAAAAGTATAG
- a CDS encoding oxidoreductase — protein MATDSKVWFITGASSGFGEALTQVLLEKGDRVVATFRKPEQAEEFTKNAKGNGRGVVADVTNPAQVKTAVQEALDAFGHLDVVVNNAGYGSLGSIEEISEEETQRQFDVNVFGPLRVLRAVLPHLRERKTGHILNITSVGGLIGLAHAGIYNGSKFALEGIGEALAAQVGPLGIHVTNVEPGPFRTNWAGGSATYTPNTIADYESTVGEGLKASQARSGNQVGDPMKAAEAMYALVRLEKPPVHLVLGGPAYQMARKKLQDITHEIEAFAHLGEPTDFS, from the coding sequence ATGGCAACCGATTCTAAAGTTTGGTTTATCACGGGAGCTTCTTCCGGTTTTGGCGAGGCGCTCACCCAAGTATTACTCGAAAAGGGCGACCGCGTGGTGGCTACCTTCCGCAAGCCTGAACAGGCGGAAGAATTCACGAAAAACGCCAAAGGCAACGGCCGCGGCGTAGTGGCTGACGTCACCAACCCGGCTCAGGTAAAAACAGCTGTGCAAGAGGCGCTTGATGCGTTCGGTCACCTCGATGTGGTGGTCAACAATGCTGGCTATGGCTCGTTGGGAAGCATCGAGGAAATCTCTGAAGAAGAAACGCAGCGGCAATTCGACGTCAACGTGTTCGGACCGTTGCGCGTGCTCCGGGCCGTGTTGCCACACCTGCGTGAGCGCAAAACGGGGCATATTCTCAACATTACTTCCGTTGGGGGCCTCATTGGGCTGGCGCACGCGGGCATCTACAACGGCTCCAAGTTTGCCTTGGAAGGCATCGGCGAGGCACTGGCCGCGCAGGTTGGGCCGCTGGGCATACACGTTACCAACGTCGAGCCGGGACCCTTTCGTACCAACTGGGCCGGGGGCTCGGCTACTTACACTCCCAATACCATCGCTGATTACGAAAGCACTGTAGGCGAAGGACTTAAGGCCTCGCAAGCGCGTAGCGGAAACCAAGTCGGTGACCCCATGAAAGCGGCTGAAGCCATGTACGCCCTCGTGCGCCTCGAAAAGCCGCCGGTGCATTTGGTGCTCGGCGGCCCAGCCTACCAAATGGCCCGCAAAAAACTCCAGGACATCACCCACGAAATCGAAGCCTTCGCTCATCTGGGCGAGCCTACTGATTTTTCGTAA
- the hrpB gene encoding ATP-dependent helicase HrpB, whose product MHLPDLPIRAALPELLATLGAANCVILQAPPGAGKTTVVPLALLEAPWMPPTGRIIVLEPRRLAARAAAARMAKLLGEPVGQTVGYRMRLESRVSAQTRIEVVTEIILTRQLQDDPALEGVAVVLFDEFHERSLQADLGLALALDSQAVLRPDLRLLVMSATLEAERLGTWLQAPVVRSAGLQHAVGTQYLTPTRAAAVSNRPHERLATLTPQIIREALQRHATGDVLVFLPGFADQRRVAERLEGTLPPTVELHVLHGELPAEQQDAALRPAPAGRRKIVLATSIAETSLTIEGVTIVVDGGYARVPQFEPRTGLTTLVTVPVSQAAADQRRGRAGRLGPGTCYRLWTEAEHALLPPHLPPEILTADLSSLAIELALWGAYDANTLRWLDAPPSAPLAQARDLLVRLGALLPTGQPTPHGRMLAGLGLIPRLGHLVVRGREAGYGATACALAALLTERDILRLNDGTPTPPDLRLRLEALATGRPPLPGLVPDAGALRRVREAAAVLSKRAGVPAGAALEPDIAGLLAALAYPDRLAQRETPERVRLVTGQRAALPAEYFSPSDVFFAAAYIDGPPHAPRAGLAAPLDRAELETYFADLIENQEEVRWDEQNGRVVARRIRRLGALVLSENQLAQPDPEALAAALLDGLRSRGIARLPWSETAQQLRERLAFMHHWQPAAWPDVADDALLAALPEWLGPYLTNARTLTDINKTDLSEALLNWLPGGWSQRQELDRLAPAHLEVPTGSRIALDYSEPAAPVLAVRLQEVFGLLDTPRVGGGSVPLTIHLLSPARRPVQVTRDLRSFWATGYFEVRKDLRGRYPKHYWPENPLEAEPIRGTKKQNGMK is encoded by the coding sequence TTGCACTTACCTGATCTTCCCATCCGGGCGGCCCTGCCCGAGCTGCTGGCTACGCTAGGCGCCGCCAACTGCGTGATTTTGCAGGCGCCGCCTGGCGCCGGCAAAACTACCGTGGTGCCGCTGGCGTTGCTCGAAGCGCCGTGGATGCCGCCTACGGGCCGCATCATTGTGCTCGAACCGCGGCGTTTGGCGGCGCGGGCGGCGGCGGCGCGCATGGCCAAGCTGTTGGGCGAGCCGGTGGGGCAGACGGTCGGGTATCGGATGCGGTTGGAAAGCAGGGTTTCAGCCCAGACGCGCATTGAGGTCGTGACGGAAATTATTCTGACCCGGCAATTGCAGGACGACCCGGCGCTGGAAGGCGTAGCGGTAGTGCTGTTCGATGAGTTTCACGAGCGCAGCTTGCAGGCCGATTTGGGGTTGGCGCTGGCGCTGGATTCGCAGGCAGTACTGCGGCCTGATCTGCGCCTGCTAGTAATGAGCGCCACCCTGGAAGCCGAACGGCTAGGCACTTGGCTTCAGGCGCCCGTAGTACGCAGCGCGGGCTTGCAGCACGCGGTCGGTACGCAATACCTCACTCCTACCCGCGCGGCGGCCGTGAGCAACCGGCCACACGAGCGACTGGCCACACTCACGCCGCAGATCATCCGCGAAGCCCTCCAACGACACGCTACCGGCGACGTGCTCGTGTTTTTGCCTGGTTTTGCCGATCAGCGCCGCGTAGCAGAGCGGCTGGAAGGCACGCTGCCGCCTACCGTCGAGTTGCATGTGTTGCACGGTGAATTGCCAGCCGAGCAACAGGATGCCGCATTGCGCCCCGCGCCGGCTGGCCGACGCAAAATTGTATTGGCCACAAGCATTGCCGAAACCAGTCTCACCATCGAAGGGGTTACGATAGTAGTAGATGGCGGCTACGCCCGGGTGCCGCAGTTTGAGCCGCGCACGGGCCTGACTACGCTCGTTACCGTTCCGGTTAGCCAAGCCGCCGCCGACCAACGCCGGGGGCGGGCCGGGCGTTTGGGCCCCGGGACCTGCTACCGCCTCTGGACGGAGGCCGAACACGCACTGCTACCGCCGCATCTGCCTCCCGAAATTCTTACCGCCGACCTCAGCAGCCTAGCCATCGAGCTGGCGCTGTGGGGCGCTTACGATGCCAACACGTTGCGCTGGCTCGATGCCCCGCCGTCGGCACCGCTGGCCCAGGCCCGTGACTTATTGGTGCGATTGGGTGCGCTGTTGCCTACCGGCCAACCGACACCTCACGGCCGCATGCTAGCAGGTTTGGGACTAATTCCGCGGCTTGGGCATTTGGTGGTGCGAGGCCGGGAGGCAGGCTACGGCGCCACGGCCTGTGCCTTGGCCGCACTCCTGACCGAACGCGACATTTTGCGGCTCAACGACGGCACCCCCACGCCGCCCGACTTGCGCCTGCGCCTGGAAGCTCTGGCTACGGGCCGCCCCCCCCTGCCCGGTTTGGTGCCCGATGCGGGGGCCTTACGCCGAGTACGCGAAGCAGCAGCAGTTCTGAGCAAGCGCGCGGGCGTGCCGGCCGGCGCGGCTCTTGAACCCGATATAGCCGGGTTGCTGGCGGCTCTCGCCTACCCCGATCGGCTTGCCCAGCGCGAAACGCCGGAGCGCGTGCGCTTGGTCACGGGGCAGCGTGCGGCGCTGCCCGCCGAGTATTTCAGCCCAAGCGATGTATTTTTTGCTGCAGCTTACATCGATGGACCACCACACGCACCGCGCGCAGGCTTGGCGGCCCCTCTCGATCGGGCGGAGCTAGAAACGTATTTCGCCGATCTGATTGAAAACCAGGAAGAAGTGCGCTGGGACGAGCAGAACGGCCGGGTAGTGGCCCGCCGCATTCGGCGATTGGGGGCGTTGGTTCTTTCCGAAAATCAGTTGGCCCAACCCGATCCCGAGGCTTTGGCGGCCGCCCTGCTCGATGGGTTGCGCAGCCGCGGTATTGCGCGCCTACCCTGGAGCGAAACGGCCCAGCAACTGCGCGAACGTCTGGCGTTTATGCACCATTGGCAGCCTGCTGCTTGGCCCGATGTGGCCGACGATGCGCTACTCGCGGCCCTTCCCGAATGGCTTGGCCCCTACCTCACCAACGCCCGCACCTTAACTGACATCAATAAAACCGACCTGAGCGAAGCGCTACTCAACTGGTTGCCCGGTGGCTGGTCACAACGCCAGGAGCTCGACCGCTTGGCGCCCGCGCACCTCGAAGTCCCGACGGGCTCCCGCATTGCTTTAGACTACAGTGAGCCCGCCGCTCCTGTGCTGGCCGTGCGTCTGCAAGAGGTATTTGGGCTGCTGGATACGCCGCGGGTGGGGGGTGGCAGCGTTCCGCTTACGATTCATTTGCTTTCGCCGGCCCGACGGCCGGTACAGGTCACACGCGACTTGCGCAGTTTTTGGGCCACGGGCTACTTCGAAGTGCGCAAAGACTTACGCGGCCGCTACCCCAAACACTATTGGCCCGAAAATCCGCTGGAGGCCGAGCCCATCCGCGGGACGAAAAAGCAAAACGGAATGAAGTAA
- a CDS encoding TonB-dependent receptor — protein MKKVLGFGAALLALPLTTAWAQGPVSGSITDARTGAALPGASIVLDGTATGAATDASGAFTLPAVPAGAHELRISFIGYRQLVQAVQGQPAAQQVRLALAPADFVTGEAVVTATRANEKTGTTYTNVSNEQLQARNFGQDLPYLLDQTPSVVVNSDGGTGVGYTGIRVRGTDNTRINVTLNGVPVNEAESHGVFFVDLPDLASSVQSIQVQRGVGTSTNGAGAFGASLNVETTGLRTQPYADVNNSAGSYGTWKSTIAAGTGLINSHFTLDARVSRLQSEGYVDRSASRLGSLYLAGTYSGKNTLVRAMVLTGREKTGQAWYGLADSLLTKKRRLNEAGTDYGQHFPAYRNQTDNYQQDYYQLLVSHQFGPNWNLSVTPFWTRGGGYYEEYKVGQDFAKYGISGPVYAARAAGGLDTITSTDVIRRRWLKTDLYGATYSLQYRPETGRLTELTLGGATIGYRGQHFDELTWAQYGLNIPESGYRYYSEPNALKTDANGYARAVYQLAEPLSAFVDLQYRYVKYTFFGPLASGEKGQQSTYFHFFNPKAGLTYILPHSITAYASYAVAQREPTRTDYTDTPAERRPVSEKLQNVEAGLRRNAGVFQWSANYYLMLYRNQLVLSGKLDDVGNPIHNNVRDSYRTGVELTSAAQVAKQLTISANATFSRNKIKNYIDYLADYDNGGEAATRYRETDISFSPAVIVGNTLEYQPVSGLRLAVLSKYVGKQYLDNTASNDRSIDSYFVNDLRLRYAFQPGKLGLRNVEVALLVNNIFSTRYESNGYTYGYIEGGQAQYFNYHYPQAPRNFLASLNLHF, from the coding sequence TTGAAAAAAGTACTGGGTTTCGGAGCCGCGCTGCTAGCGTTGCCTCTGACCACGGCATGGGCGCAAGGCCCCGTGTCCGGCTCCATTACCGACGCCCGCACGGGGGCTGCATTGCCCGGTGCGAGCATCGTGCTCGACGGCACTGCGACCGGCGCCGCCACCGACGCCAGCGGCGCGTTTACGCTGCCTGCGGTGCCTGCCGGGGCGCACGAGCTGCGCATTTCATTCATCGGCTACCGGCAGCTGGTGCAAGCAGTGCAAGGCCAGCCAGCCGCGCAGCAAGTGCGGTTGGCCTTGGCTCCCGCCGACTTCGTGACCGGTGAGGCCGTTGTGACGGCTACGCGCGCCAACGAGAAAACCGGCACCACCTATACCAACGTGTCGAATGAGCAGCTTCAGGCCCGCAATTTTGGGCAGGACCTGCCGTACCTGCTCGACCAGACGCCTTCCGTGGTGGTTAATTCGGATGGCGGCACAGGTGTAGGCTACACCGGCATTCGGGTGCGTGGCACCGACAACACGCGTATCAACGTGACGCTCAACGGGGTGCCGGTCAACGAAGCAGAATCGCACGGTGTGTTTTTCGTTGATTTGCCCGATCTGGCTTCTTCGGTGCAAAGCATTCAGGTGCAGCGCGGCGTGGGCACCAGCACCAACGGCGCGGGCGCGTTTGGTGCCAGCCTGAACGTCGAAACTACCGGTTTGCGCACGCAGCCCTACGCCGACGTCAACAATTCGGCCGGCTCGTATGGCACCTGGAAAAGCACCATCGCCGCCGGTACCGGCCTGATTAATAGCCACTTTACACTGGATGCGCGCGTATCGCGTTTGCAGTCAGAGGGTTATGTAGATCGGTCAGCTTCGCGGCTGGGGTCGTTGTATTTGGCGGGCACGTATTCGGGCAAAAACACGCTGGTACGCGCCATGGTCCTGACCGGGCGCGAAAAAACCGGCCAGGCCTGGTACGGTTTGGCCGATTCGCTGCTGACCAAAAAGCGCCGTTTAAACGAAGCCGGCACCGATTACGGGCAGCACTTCCCTGCGTATCGCAACCAAACCGATAACTACCAACAGGATTATTACCAACTGCTTGTCTCTCATCAGTTTGGGCCGAACTGGAACTTAAGCGTCACGCCTTTCTGGACGCGGGGCGGCGGCTACTACGAGGAGTATAAAGTGGGTCAGGATTTTGCCAAATACGGCATTAGCGGTCCCGTGTACGCGGCGCGTGCGGCGGGGGGGCTCGATACGATTACCTCCACGGATGTCATTCGTCGGCGCTGGCTCAAAACGGATTTGTACGGTGCCACCTACTCCCTGCAATACCGCCCCGAAACGGGCCGCCTGACCGAACTTACGCTCGGCGGCGCGACCATCGGCTACCGCGGGCAGCACTTCGACGAGCTGACGTGGGCGCAATACGGCCTGAATATTCCCGAATCGGGTTACCGCTACTACAGCGAGCCGAACGCCCTCAAGACGGATGCAAATGGCTATGCACGAGCCGTTTATCAGTTGGCTGAACCGCTAAGTGCGTTTGTCGATCTGCAATACCGTTACGTGAAGTACACTTTCTTTGGTCCGCTCGCCAGCGGCGAAAAGGGGCAGCAGAGCACGTATTTCCACTTTTTTAATCCCAAAGCCGGGCTCACGTATATTTTACCGCACAGCATTACGGCATACGCCTCGTACGCCGTTGCCCAACGCGAGCCTACCCGCACCGACTATACCGATACGCCCGCTGAGCGGCGACCGGTTTCGGAGAAGCTGCAAAACGTAGAAGCCGGTTTGCGGCGCAACGCGGGCGTTTTCCAGTGGTCGGCCAACTATTATCTGATGCTTTATCGCAACCAACTGGTGCTGTCGGGCAAGCTAGATGACGTGGGCAACCCCATTCACAACAACGTGCGCGACAGCTACCGCACGGGCGTAGAGCTAACCAGCGCTGCCCAGGTGGCTAAGCAACTCACCATAAGCGCAAACGCGACGTTTAGCCGCAACAAAATCAAGAACTACATCGACTACCTCGCCGACTACGACAACGGCGGCGAAGCAGCCACGCGCTATCGCGAAACGGATATTTCTTTCTCGCCGGCCGTGATAGTGGGCAATACGCTTGAGTACCAGCCGGTGAGCGGGTTACGCTTGGCGGTGCTGAGCAAATACGTAGGCAAGCAATACCTCGACAACACCGCTTCCAACGACCGCAGCATCGACTCGTATTTTGTCAATGATCTGCGCTTGCGGTACGCTTTCCAGCCCGGAAAACTAGGGCTGCGCAACGTGGAAGTGGCGCTGCTGGTGAATAACATCTTCAGCACCCGATACGAGAGCAACGGCTATACCTACGGCTACATCGAAGGCGGGCAGGCGCAGTATTTCAACTATCACTACCCACAAGCGCCGCGCAATTTTCTGGCGTCGTTGAACCTGCATTTCTAA
- the pnuC gene encoding nicotinamide riboside transporter PnuC gives MLHSLYEFWTSAAGNTPLEWVAVLTGLACVWLAAKESIWNFPVAIFSCALFVVVYHRVHLYADQGLQVFFIAMSVYGWYEWLYGGARKTELPVSRTRLVEWAWLVLVAVGFTVAYGYYLHHYTDDSVPYWDSFTTAGSLVAQYQLTRKRLENWLLWIMVDVIYVPILWYKHLYSVSGLYAVYLVLAIYGYFEWRKTMRKEQLAAQSAVAN, from the coding sequence TTGCTGCATTCGCTCTACGAGTTTTGGACTTCTGCCGCCGGCAACACTCCGTTGGAGTGGGTAGCCGTGCTCACCGGGCTGGCCTGCGTGTGGCTGGCGGCCAAAGAATCGATCTGGAATTTTCCGGTGGCAATATTTAGCTGCGCACTCTTCGTAGTGGTTTATCACCGCGTCCACTTGTATGCCGATCAGGGTTTGCAGGTATTTTTTATTGCCATGAGTGTCTACGGTTGGTACGAATGGCTTTACGGCGGTGCTCGCAAAACCGAGTTGCCAGTTTCACGCACCCGGTTGGTAGAGTGGGCCTGGCTGGTACTAGTAGCCGTCGGGTTCACTGTCGCGTACGGATATTATTTACACCATTACACGGATGATTCCGTACCCTACTGGGATAGCTTTACCACTGCTGGCAGCCTCGTGGCACAGTATCAACTTACGCGTAAGCGACTGGAAAACTGGCTGTTGTGGATAATGGTGGATGTTATTTATGTGCCCATTCTATGGTATAAGCATCTGTACTCGGTCAGTGGGCTGTACGCTGTGTACCTGGTGCTGGCGATTTATGGCTACTTCGAATGGCGCAAAACCATGCGCAAGGAGCAACTGGCGGCGCAAAGCGCAGTAGCAAATTAA
- a CDS encoding GNAT family N-acetyltransferase, with protein MRHSVLWPDKSQSYVMIAEDAEGYHYGAIRGEELVSVISLFLEGDEARFRKFATQPDCQRQGIGSALLTHTLQEARRLGARTIWCDARAEAAAFYQRFGMAVEGERFYKGPIPYVRMRKSLP; from the coding sequence TTGCGGCACTCAGTCTTGTGGCCCGACAAGTCGCAGAGCTACGTCATGATCGCGGAAGATGCAGAGGGGTATCACTACGGCGCTATTCGCGGCGAGGAGTTGGTGTCGGTGATTTCGTTGTTTTTGGAGGGCGACGAGGCGCGCTTTCGCAAGTTTGCCACGCAGCCCGATTGCCAGCGCCAAGGCATTGGTTCTGCGTTGCTTACGCATACCTTGCAGGAAGCGCGGCGCTTGGGCGCCCGCACGATCTGGTGTGATGCGCGGGCCGAAGCGGCCGCGTTTTACCAGCGGTTTGGGATGGCTGTGGAAGGCGAAAGGTTTTACAAAGGCCCGATTCCGTACGTGCGAATGCGCAAAAGTCTCCCGTAG